One Methanofollis sp. DNA segment encodes these proteins:
- a CDS encoding transcriptional regulator: MKLPCETGVWLILPCIRACLVQELMEKGLSQRKVSTMLDITPASVSQYASKKRGCSIELGDNAVSSIRQLAEDLVCENVGHMSLRMCDICMQVRAQGNIADDDGAPCPRDLVCNISSSRNPTYAP, translated from the coding sequence ATGAAACTCCCCTGCGAGACTGGCGTCTGGCTTATCCTCCCATGCATCCGTGCATGCCTCGTGCAGGAACTGATGGAAAAAGGACTGTCGCAGAGGAAGGTCTCGACCATGCTCGACATTACCCCGGCTTCCGTCTCCCAGTACGCCTCCAAAAAACGCGGCTGCTCGATAGAACTGGGGGACAATGCGGTATCGTCCATAAGGCAACTTGCCGAGGACCTCGTCTGTGAAAATGTCGGGCATATGAGCCTGCGGATGTGCGACATCTGCATGCAGGTCCGCGCCCAGGGAAATATCGCCGATGATGACGGCGCCCCCTGCCCCCGCGACCTCGTCTGCAACATCTCCTCCTCCCGGAACCCGACATACGCGCCCTGA
- the lysA gene encoding diaminopimelate decarboxylase, protein MKLPSHLTVRDSRLSIGGVDCVSLAEEYGTPLYVTDLDRITGNVRRFHAALAAHYPDVQVLFAAKANGNLAVIRALAAEGAGADVFSPGELELALRAGMKPERLLFNGSSKSRADLALAVEKGVRVSVDSLDELHQLDAVAGEAGKTAEIAFRVNPALEVPTHPKIATGLATSKFGIPAQEIIAAYREALACEHIEPVGIHCHIGSQILEVEPFARSAEVMVRVAKEVTDLGVHLEFLDIGGGLGIPYHHDTDPAPTPDDYAAAVMPVFLQGIKECGIDPALWVEPGRWLVGDSSVLLTRVNSVKKAHKTFVNVDAGFNLLIRPAMYDSYHEVLVADRADLPADGTYTVAGPICETGDILAHDRALPAPKAGDVIAVLDAGAYGYAMSSQYNSRPRSAEVAVSGGKHALMRRAETLDDVTAAMEAPVWEE, encoded by the coding sequence ATGAAGCTCCCGTCGCACCTGACAGTCAGGGACAGCCGCCTCTCCATCGGCGGCGTCGACTGCGTCTCCCTTGCGGAAGAGTACGGCACGCCCCTGTACGTCACCGACCTCGACCGGATCACCGGCAACGTCAGGCGTTTCCACGCGGCCCTCGCCGCCCACTACCCTGACGTGCAGGTACTCTTCGCAGCAAAGGCAAACGGCAACCTTGCGGTGATAAGAGCCCTCGCCGCCGAAGGGGCCGGTGCAGACGTCTTCTCCCCTGGCGAACTCGAACTGGCGCTCCGTGCCGGGATGAAACCCGAACGTCTCCTCTTCAACGGGAGTTCCAAGAGCCGCGCGGATCTCGCCCTCGCCGTCGAGAAAGGGGTGCGGGTCTCGGTTGACTCTCTGGATGAGCTCCACCAGCTCGACGCCGTTGCCGGCGAGGCGGGAAAGACCGCAGAGATCGCCTTCAGGGTGAACCCGGCCCTAGAGGTGCCGACCCACCCGAAGATCGCCACCGGGCTTGCGACGAGCAAGTTCGGCATCCCGGCGCAGGAGATCATCGCCGCCTACAGGGAGGCACTCGCCTGCGAACACATCGAACCTGTCGGTATCCACTGCCACATCGGCTCCCAGATCCTCGAAGTCGAACCCTTCGCCCGCTCTGCCGAGGTGATGGTGCGGGTCGCAAAGGAGGTCACCGACCTCGGCGTCCACCTGGAGTTCCTCGACATCGGCGGCGGCCTCGGCATCCCGTACCACCACGACACCGACCCGGCGCCGACACCCGACGATTATGCGGCCGCCGTGATGCCCGTATTCCTGCAGGGCATCAAGGAATGCGGGATCGACCCGGCCCTCTGGGTGGAGCCCGGCCGCTGGCTCGTCGGCGACTCCTCGGTCCTCCTCACTCGCGTGAACTCGGTGAAGAAGGCCCACAAGACCTTCGTGAACGTGGACGCCGGTTTCAACCTGCTCATCCGCCCGGCGATGTACGACTCCTATCACGAGGTGCTCGTCGCCGACCGCGCCGATCTCCCTGCCGACGGCACCTATACGGTGGCAGGCCCGATCTGCGAGACCGGTGATATCCTGGCCCATGACCGCGCCCTCCCGGCCCCGAAGGCCGGCGACGTCATCGCCGTTCTCGATGCGGGCGCCTACGGCTATGCGATGTCCTCGCAGTACAACAGCCGGCCACGCTCTGCCGAGGTGGCGGTGAGCGGCGGGAAGCACGCCCTGATGCGCCGGGCCGAGACCCTCGACGACGTCACCGCCGCCATGGAGGCCCCTGTCTGGGAGGAGTGA
- a CDS encoding OB-fold nucleic acid binding domain-containing protein, whose amino-acid sequence MNFHYALVDDLISREEFEKRVGERMKAAGGLLDENAASLLVVTDCGRHHQRIAGIAPGPSIVSFFGKVLSASEPEEFARKDGETGVRATLLLGDASGRIEVTLWDEKAGAAGEIEPGEVLEVIGRLAPRGGSVSALALRKSTVLIDCPMETERTCTSPVGTGDLVVRILGIGEPREFTRGDGTGGTMVTAVIGDKSGTARLVCWDPAVLAASAAGDVVCIRGARGAVKAGGPEFSLDDRGSVTPIDEDVDVRVTPAVEVKAGECVSLKGRVAAVQPPRSFQTRTGERSYVQNIDLSDDSGTIHLVLWGDRALLGLATGDELRVYHARAKEGRSGGTEVSVGRGSMLVGAGEEDDKEIVFQGTTVPSTLGMTLDNGTEAYLLSGDILPGQEVTVTGTRRGPRIIPQAVEPAEVDRQALERRLAALLDETC is encoded by the coding sequence GTGAACTTTCACTACGCCCTCGTCGACGACCTGATCAGCCGCGAGGAATTTGAAAAGCGGGTCGGCGAACGGATGAAGGCGGCGGGCGGTCTCCTCGACGAGAACGCCGCTTCGCTCCTCGTCGTCACCGACTGCGGCCGCCACCACCAACGGATCGCCGGCATCGCCCCCGGCCCCTCGATCGTTTCCTTCTTCGGGAAGGTGCTCTCTGCCAGCGAACCCGAGGAGTTCGCCAGGAAGGACGGGGAGACCGGAGTGCGCGCCACCCTCCTCCTCGGCGACGCGTCCGGACGGATCGAGGTGACTCTCTGGGACGAGAAGGCCGGGGCGGCCGGGGAGATCGAGCCCGGCGAGGTACTCGAGGTGATCGGGAGGCTTGCACCGCGGGGTGGGAGCGTCTCGGCGCTTGCCCTGCGGAAGTCCACCGTGCTCATCGACTGCCCGATGGAGACCGAACGCACCTGCACCTCCCCGGTCGGCACCGGCGACCTTGTGGTGCGCATCCTCGGCATCGGAGAGCCGCGGGAGTTCACGCGGGGAGACGGGACAGGTGGAACGATGGTCACGGCCGTCATCGGCGACAAAAGCGGGACGGCGCGCCTCGTCTGCTGGGACCCGGCGGTGCTCGCGGCCTCTGCTGCCGGGGACGTGGTGTGCATCAGGGGTGCCAGAGGGGCCGTGAAGGCCGGGGGGCCTGAGTTCTCCCTTGACGACCGCGGCAGCGTCACGCCGATCGACGAGGACGTAGATGTCAGGGTCACGCCGGCGGTCGAGGTGAAGGCCGGGGAGTGCGTCTCCCTGAAAGGGCGGGTGGCGGCGGTGCAGCCGCCGCGGAGCTTCCAGACCCGCACCGGAGAGCGGTCCTATGTGCAGAATATCGACCTCTCCGACGACTCGGGGACGATACACCTTGTCCTCTGGGGCGACCGCGCCCTCCTCGGCCTTGCGACCGGCGACGAACTCCGTGTCTACCATGCGAGGGCAAAGGAGGGGCGAAGCGGCGGGACCGAGGTCTCTGTCGGGAGGGGGAGCATGCTCGTCGGGGCCGGTGAAGAGGACGACAAAGAGATCGTCTTTCAGGGGACGACCGTCCCCTCGACCCTCGGCATGACCCTCGACAACGGCACCGAGGCCTACCTCCTCTCTGGCGACATCCTCCCCGGCCAGGAAGTGACGGTGACCGGGACACGGCGGGGGCCGCGGATCATCCCGCAGGCCGTCGAACCGGCAGAGGTAGACAGGCAGGCCCTTGAAAGGCGCCTTGCGGCCCTGCTCGACGAGACATGCTGA
- a CDS encoding LL-diaminopimelate aminotransferase: protein MYSQRLENLPPYLFARIDAMKAQKRKEGVDIIDLGVGDPDLPTPAHIVEAMVGAVREPKNHHYPAYEGMASYRQAVAEWYGTRFSVSLDPDREVLALMGSKDGIAHIPEAFVNPGDYVLVPDPGYPVYKTSTLFAEGRTHLMPLTAENNFLPVLDDIPKDVLKKAKLLFFNYPNNPTAAIAPKAFFEEVVEFARDNDLVVVHDNAYSEITFDGYKAPSFLEIDGAKEVGVEMHSLSKTYNMTGWRIGMAVGNPEILAGLGRVKSNMDSGVFDAVQEAGVAALTGSQQCVADACAVYQERRDVLVKGLNELGFDVRAPKATFYVWMPVEDCMKTAAQFLNEAGIVVTPGVGFGESGDGYVRFAITRSVERIEEALERIRRIAP, encoded by the coding sequence ATGTATTCGCAGAGACTGGAAAACCTGCCGCCATACCTTTTCGCCCGTATCGACGCAATGAAGGCCCAGAAGAGGAAAGAAGGAGTCGACATCATCGACCTCGGTGTCGGCGACCCTGACCTCCCGACGCCGGCGCATATCGTCGAGGCGATGGTCGGGGCGGTGAGGGAACCGAAAAACCACCACTACCCCGCCTACGAGGGGATGGCCTCGTACCGCCAGGCGGTTGCGGAGTGGTACGGGACGCGTTTTTCCGTCTCCCTCGACCCGGACAGGGAAGTCCTCGCCCTGATGGGCTCGAAGGACGGCATCGCCCACATCCCCGAGGCCTTCGTCAATCCCGGCGACTATGTCCTCGTCCCCGACCCGGGCTACCCGGTCTACAAGACCTCGACGCTCTTTGCCGAGGGCAGGACGCACCTCATGCCCCTCACCGCGGAGAATAACTTCCTCCCCGTCCTCGACGACATCCCGAAGGACGTCCTGAAGAAGGCGAAGCTCCTCTTCTTCAACTACCCGAACAACCCGACCGCGGCGATCGCCCCGAAGGCGTTCTTCGAGGAGGTCGTGGAGTTCGCCCGCGACAACGACCTCGTCGTCGTCCACGACAACGCCTACTCGGAGATCACCTTCGACGGCTACAAAGCCCCATCCTTCCTGGAAATCGACGGGGCAAAGGAGGTCGGCGTGGAGATGCACTCCCTCTCCAAGACCTACAATATGACAGGCTGGAGGATCGGCATGGCCGTCGGCAACCCCGAGATCCTGGCTGGACTTGGCCGGGTGAAGTCGAACATGGACTCCGGGGTCTTCGACGCCGTGCAGGAAGCGGGAGTCGCCGCGCTCACCGGCTCACAGCAGTGCGTCGCGGACGCCTGCGCCGTGTACCAGGAGCGCCGGGACGTCCTCGTAAAGGGCCTCAACGAACTCGGCTTCGACGTCCGTGCACCAAAGGCAACATTCTATGTCTGGATGCCGGTCGAAGACTGCATGAAGACGGCGGCGCAGTTCCTCAACGAGGCCGGCATCGTCGTGACTCCGGGCGTCGGGTTCGGTGAGAGCGGGGACGGTTACGTGCGTTTCGCCATCACCCGCTCGGTCGAACGGATCGAGGAGGCGCTCGAACGCATCAGGAGGATTGCACCATGA
- the radA gene encoding DNA repair and recombination protein RadA — MPNVSMDLEDLPGVGPTTADKLREAGYATVEGIATASPADLAEAAEIGESSAKKIIKAARELADIGGFKTGVAVLEDRKEVKKLQTLVPEFDALLGGGLETKSISEFYGEFGSGKSQIAHQMAVNAQLPEELGGLHGSCVYIDTENTFRPERIEQMVAGLEIPGYDTPPLMEFLERIHVAKGYTSDHQMLLVDSARDLANEMKDSDYPVRLIIIDSLTAHFRAEYAGRGTLSVRQQKLNRHMYDLAKIAEEYNAVALVTNQVQSNPGVFFGDPTKPIGGNIVGHAAKFRLYLRKSKGGRRIAKLVDSPNLPEGEAAFVVETSGLKP; from the coding sequence ATGCCAAACGTATCTATGGACCTCGAAGACCTCCCAGGCGTCGGGCCGACAACGGCGGACAAGCTTCGGGAGGCAGGCTATGCAACTGTCGAGGGCATTGCCACAGCTTCGCCGGCCGACCTCGCCGAGGCGGCAGAGATCGGAGAGTCAAGCGCAAAGAAGATTATTAAGGCAGCCCGCGAACTCGCCGATATCGGCGGGTTCAAGACCGGCGTCGCCGTCCTCGAAGACAGGAAAGAAGTGAAAAAACTTCAGACCCTTGTCCCCGAATTCGACGCCCTCCTCGGTGGCGGCCTGGAGACAAAGTCCATCTCGGAATTTTACGGCGAGTTCGGGTCGGGCAAGAGTCAGATTGCCCACCAGATGGCGGTCAACGCCCAGCTCCCCGAAGAACTCGGCGGACTGCACGGGTCCTGCGTCTACATCGACACCGAGAACACCTTCCGCCCCGAACGTATCGAGCAGATGGTGGCCGGGCTCGAGATCCCGGGCTACGATACACCGCCGCTCATGGAGTTCCTGGAACGGATCCATGTTGCAAAGGGCTACACCTCCGACCACCAGATGCTCCTCGTCGACAGTGCTCGCGACCTTGCAAACGAGATGAAGGACAGCGACTATCCCGTACGGCTGATCATCATCGACTCGCTGACCGCCCACTTCAGGGCAGAATATGCCGGCAGGGGCACCCTGTCGGTGCGGCAGCAGAAGTTGAACAGGCACATGTACGACCTTGCAAAAATCGCCGAGGAGTACAATGCGGTTGCACTCGTCACCAACCAGGTCCAGTCGAACCCTGGCGTCTTCTTCGGCGACCCCACGAAACCGATAGGCGGCAACATCGTCGGGCATGCCGCGAAGTTCAGGCTCTACCTCAGGAAGAGCAAGGGCGGCCGGCGGATCGCAAAACTCGTCGACAGCCCGAACCTGCCCGAAGGCGAGGCGGCGTTCGTCGTCGAGACGTCGGGCCTCAAGCCCTGA